TACCAGGACGAAGCAAAGACAAAGTTTGCTGGAAGTGCTTTTCATTTAGTGGCTAACTCCAAGGAGGAAGTTATCGAGTTCTTAAAGAAGGATATATACTACCGTGAGGGGATTTGGGATATCAACAGTGTTGTTATTAACCCAATTGGAGTTGCTGTACGTTTACCCAAGAAAATGGATGGTGTTGACGAATCTAATTATAAGATTTAAATATCAGgattttttgtttagaTAATTGTATATTTCATAACTATCAAatacaaatgaaaaaaagtTGGATGCAACGAAAGGACAGAAATGg
This genomic stretch from Candida albicans SC5314 chromosome 1, complete sequence harbors:
- the OFR1 gene encoding Ofr1p (Protein involved in regulation of white-opaque switching; Hap43-repressed gene; rat catheter biofilm repressed), which translates into the protein MNKLTLRSLRSLNQNRLFSNSLRKMSTEYNVIIYDFPNSDRSKVRPQHVADIPANVPNPIRSAGAIYQDEAKTKFAGSAFHLVANSKEEVIEFLKKDIYYREGIWDINSVVINPIGVAVRLPKKMDGVDESNYKI